A DNA window from Allokutzneria albata contains the following coding sequences:
- a CDS encoding DUF1990 family protein: protein MGVDLLDAERVAALRAARLTYPEVGATRGVLPPGYRTFTRSVVLPVGTDFASATRDLFSWQVQRRAGLGVAASTERLEPDAVVVLKIGFGWLAVHAPCRVVHVIIEPRRTGFAYGTLPGHPECGEEAFVLEHRDDDRVTFTLSAFSRPATVLAKLGGPLARRVQDVVTGRYLRALAG from the coding sequence GTGGGTGTCGACCTGCTCGACGCCGAGCGGGTGGCCGCGTTGCGGGCCGCTCGGTTGACCTATCCGGAGGTCGGTGCGACGAGGGGAGTCCTGCCGCCGGGCTATCGGACGTTCACGCGCAGCGTCGTTCTGCCGGTCGGCACCGACTTCGCTTCGGCGACCCGGGACCTGTTCAGCTGGCAGGTGCAGCGGCGCGCGGGCTTGGGGGTCGCCGCCTCGACCGAGCGGCTGGAGCCGGACGCGGTCGTCGTTCTCAAGATCGGCTTCGGGTGGCTGGCCGTCCACGCGCCGTGCCGCGTCGTCCACGTCATCATCGAGCCACGACGGACCGGCTTCGCCTACGGCACCCTGCCGGGGCATCCGGAGTGCGGCGAGGAAGCGTTCGTCCTGGAGCACCGGGACGATGACCGCGTCACGTTCACGCTCAGCGCCTTCTCCCGGCCGGCGACCGTGCTCGCCAAGCTCGGCGGTCCGCTGGCGCGGCGGGTGCAGGACGTCGTGACCGGCCGCTACCTCCGCGCCCTCGCCGGCTAG
- a CDS encoding cytochrome P450: MARAAECPFDPPPQLRAKQEEGPLAKVRLWDGSTPWLVTRYAEQRALLADPRVSADITRPGYPSPAPITDAAPVSFILMDDPEHARLRRMVTAPFTIKRMAALRPAVQQLVDEQIDQLLAGPNPVDLVQAFALPVPSLVICELLGVPYADHDFFQDNSRIIIKRDALPEERAAAGGRLAAYLDELVGQKLARPADDLLSGLAWRVRDGELSRREAARMGVLLLIAGHETTANMIALGTLALLEHPDQLALLRDTDDPAVVASAVEELLRYLHITHNGRRRVALADIEIAGQVIRAGDGLIMANDIGNRDPSVFPDPDRLDLRREARHHVAFGFGVHQCLGQPLARMELQVVYSTLYRRVPSLRLAVDLDQVPFKHDGSVYGVHELLVTW; the protein is encoded by the coding sequence ATGGCGAGGGCGGCGGAGTGCCCGTTCGACCCGCCGCCGCAGCTGCGGGCCAAGCAGGAGGAGGGGCCGCTGGCGAAGGTCCGCCTGTGGGACGGCAGCACCCCGTGGCTGGTGACCCGCTACGCGGAGCAGCGCGCGTTGCTGGCCGACCCGAGGGTCAGCGCCGACATCACCCGCCCCGGCTACCCGAGCCCCGCCCCGATCACCGACGCGGCGCCCGTCAGCTTCATCCTGATGGACGATCCCGAGCACGCGCGCCTGCGCCGGATGGTGACCGCGCCGTTCACCATCAAGCGCATGGCGGCGCTGCGGCCCGCGGTGCAGCAGCTCGTCGACGAGCAGATCGACCAGCTGCTGGCGGGCCCGAACCCGGTGGACCTGGTGCAGGCGTTCGCCCTGCCGGTGCCCTCGCTGGTGATCTGCGAACTGCTCGGGGTGCCCTACGCCGACCACGACTTCTTCCAGGACAACAGCAGGATCATCATCAAGCGGGACGCGCTGCCGGAGGAACGCGCCGCGGCGGGCGGGCGGCTCGCGGCCTACCTGGACGAGCTGGTCGGGCAGAAGCTCGCCCGGCCCGCCGACGACCTGCTGTCCGGACTGGCCTGGCGCGTCCGGGACGGGGAGCTGTCCCGCCGCGAGGCCGCGCGGATGGGGGTGCTGCTGCTCATCGCCGGGCACGAGACCACGGCGAACATGATCGCGCTCGGCACGCTCGCACTGCTGGAGCACCCGGACCAGCTGGCCCTGCTGCGGGACACCGACGACCCCGCCGTCGTCGCCTCCGCGGTCGAGGAACTGTTGCGCTACCTGCACATCACCCACAACGGGCGGCGCAGGGTGGCGCTGGCGGACATCGAGATCGCCGGGCAGGTGATCCGCGCGGGCGACGGGCTGATCATGGCCAACGACATCGGCAACCGGGATCCCTCGGTGTTCCCCGATCCCGACCGGCTCGACCTCCGGCGCGAGGCCCGGCACCACGTGGCCTTCGGGTTCGGGGTGCACCAGTGCCTGGGCCAGCCGCTGGCGCGGATGGAGCTGCAGGTCGTCTACAGCACCCTCTACCGGCGCGTTCCGAGCCTGCGGCTGGCCGTCGACCTCGACCAGGTCCCGTTCAAGCACGACGGGTCGGTCTACGGGGTCCACGAACTGCTCGTGACCTGGTGA
- a CDS encoding lysophospholipid acyltransferase family protein produces the protein MAEIVYPPVIALAKTMFRVLDMRIRVEGAEHVPNEGAAVLASNHVSYLDFIFCGLGAQPANRLVRFMAKKEVFDNAVAGPLMRGMHHIPVDRRAGEAAYDQALAALRSGEVIGVFPEATISRSFTVKEIKSGAARMAAAAGAPLIPMAVWGTQRMWTKGRPRALGTRHLPITILIGEPLHPTAEQDPNEVTAELRTRMAALLDEAQRGYPETPAPDQTWWQPAHLGGSAPTPEEAAALDDR, from the coding sequence ATGGCTGAGATCGTCTACCCCCCGGTGATCGCTCTGGCGAAGACCATGTTCCGCGTGCTGGACATGCGGATCAGGGTCGAGGGCGCCGAGCACGTCCCCAACGAGGGCGCCGCGGTGCTGGCGAGCAACCACGTGAGCTACCTGGACTTCATCTTCTGCGGCCTCGGCGCGCAGCCGGCGAACCGGCTCGTCCGCTTCATGGCGAAGAAGGAGGTCTTCGACAACGCCGTCGCCGGGCCGCTGATGCGGGGGATGCACCACATCCCGGTCGACCGCAGGGCCGGGGAGGCCGCCTACGACCAGGCGCTCGCCGCGCTGCGTTCCGGCGAGGTGATCGGCGTCTTCCCGGAGGCCACGATCAGCCGCTCCTTCACCGTCAAGGAGATCAAGTCCGGCGCCGCCAGGATGGCAGCCGCCGCGGGCGCGCCGTTGATCCCCATGGCGGTCTGGGGCACCCAGCGGATGTGGACGAAGGGCCGCCCGCGCGCACTGGGCACGCGGCACCTGCCGATCACGATCCTGATCGGCGAGCCGCTGCACCCCACCGCGGAGCAGGACCCGAACGAGGTCACCGCCGAGCTGCGCACGCGCATGGCCGCGCTGCTGGACGAGGCGCAGCGCGGCTACCCGGAAACCCCGGCCCCGGACCAGACCTGGTGGCAGCCCGCGCACCTCGGCGGCTCCGCGCCGACCCCGGAGGAAGCGGCCGCCCTGGACGACCGCTAG
- a CDS encoding TetR/AcrR family transcriptional regulator yields MKARTERAGATRESILTAAERLFAEQGVITVSNRQISEAAGQGNNTAVGYHFGTKADLVRAIVRRHAEPVERARERMLAEIGDSRELRDWLGCLVRPTHEHLASLGSPTWFARFAAQVMTDPALREIMVDEALTSPALNRIVAGLNRCLPELPPDVRRERGDMARQLIVHMCAERERALAEGTPTPRASWPEATTGLIDALAGLWLAPVTSEQDRR; encoded by the coding sequence ATGAAGGCACGAACGGAGCGCGCGGGCGCGACGCGGGAGTCGATCCTGACGGCGGCGGAACGCCTGTTCGCCGAGCAGGGCGTGATCACCGTGTCCAACCGGCAGATCAGCGAGGCGGCGGGACAGGGCAACAACACCGCGGTGGGCTACCACTTCGGCACCAAGGCCGACCTCGTGCGCGCCATCGTGCGCAGGCACGCCGAGCCGGTCGAGCGGGCGCGCGAGCGGATGCTGGCCGAGATCGGGGACAGCCGCGAGCTGCGGGACTGGCTGGGCTGCCTGGTCCGGCCGACGCACGAGCACCTGGCCTCCCTCGGCAGCCCCACGTGGTTCGCCCGGTTCGCCGCGCAGGTGATGACCGACCCAGCGCTCCGCGAGATCATGGTCGACGAGGCGCTGACCTCGCCCGCGCTGAACCGGATCGTCGCGGGGCTCAACCGCTGCCTTCCCGAGCTGCCGCCCGATGTGCGCCGGGAACGCGGTGACATGGCCAGGCAGCTGATCGTGCACATGTGCGCCGAACGCGAGCGCGCGCTCGCCGAGGGCACCCCGACGCCCAGGGCCAGCTGGCCGGAGGCGACGACCGGGCTGATCGACGCGCTCGCCGGGCTGTGGCTGGCGCCGGTCACGAGTGAGCAGGACCGACGATGA
- a CDS encoding ferredoxin, translated as MKITVDQDRCCSAGTCVLVAPEVFDQREEDGVVVLLDAEPEAGLHAAVREAAGVCPAGAIELDHT; from the coding sequence ATGAAGATCACCGTGGACCAGGACAGGTGTTGCAGCGCGGGCACGTGCGTGCTCGTCGCACCGGAGGTCTTCGACCAGCGCGAGGAGGACGGCGTCGTGGTCCTGCTCGACGCCGAGCCGGAGGCGGGACTGCACGCCGCCGTCCGCGAGGCCGCCGGGGTGTGCCCGGCCGGTGCGATCGAGCTGGACCACACGTGA
- a CDS encoding TetR/AcrR family transcriptional regulator — MNGPGERPLRADALRNAERLVLAAREAFAEDGPEVSLEEIARRAGVGVATLYRRFPSKDDLVRGVLLWRYEERVAPVLETALVEEDPWRGVVSSLEAALGMACEEQCTFLAAKNMSNLAAGIQERYFADFTKIVARGQAAGVVRDDLTPEDLPPITYMLLGALRFVRTSEWDWRRYLGLLLDGLRPEGATPLPEPRR, encoded by the coding sequence ATGAACGGCCCAGGTGAGCGCCCCCTTCGCGCGGACGCCCTGCGCAACGCGGAGCGCCTGGTGCTCGCGGCGCGGGAGGCCTTCGCCGAGGACGGGCCGGAGGTCTCGCTGGAGGAGATCGCCCGCAGGGCCGGGGTCGGCGTCGCCACGCTCTACCGCCGCTTCCCGAGCAAGGACGATCTCGTGCGCGGCGTGCTGCTGTGGCGCTACGAGGAGCGGGTCGCGCCGGTGCTGGAGACCGCGCTGGTCGAGGAGGACCCGTGGCGGGGAGTCGTGTCCTCCCTGGAGGCGGCGCTGGGCATGGCCTGCGAGGAGCAGTGCACGTTCCTCGCCGCGAAGAACATGTCGAACCTCGCCGCGGGCATCCAGGAGCGCTACTTCGCCGACTTCACCAAGATCGTCGCGCGGGGGCAGGCCGCGGGCGTCGTCCGGGACGACCTCACCCCGGAGGACCTGCCGCCCATCACGTACATGCTGCTCGGCGCGCTGCGCTTCGTGCGGACGTCGGAGTGGGACTGGCGCCGCTACCTCGGGCTGCTCCTCGACGGCCTGCGGCCGGAAGGCGCCACGCCCCTGCCCGAGCCGCGCCGCTGA
- a CDS encoding endonuclease/exonuclease/phosphatase family protein, translating into MEPKARKVVLVLCAAALVAVFALVVVRMTGLDAGTPLALPVSGLPYAAVGTLVVFPAVLALRARWLTLAAAALVALQVFWLAPRFVADGAEIAADAPRIRVATSNTLRGNVDMRALVELVRTQRVDVLAVQELGPKGVGLLDDAGMRELMPHRELHPEIDTSIYSRLSLTAGGLVNQPTTWPQTTATVVVGGHPVRIVGVHTLWPVEKPAAWTADLRALRAEAGPNVVMLGDFNATLDHTPMRELLAAGLADAHAELGRGWAPTWPADRPVIQIDHVLHGRSLRAVSVSEHTVPGTDHRAVVAELAYQAEGA; encoded by the coding sequence GTGGAACCCAAGGCCCGCAAGGTCGTCCTCGTGCTCTGCGCCGCAGCCCTCGTCGCGGTGTTCGCGCTGGTCGTGGTGCGGATGACCGGACTGGACGCGGGAACGCCGCTGGCGCTGCCCGTCTCCGGCCTGCCGTACGCGGCGGTCGGAACCCTGGTCGTTTTCCCTGCCGTGCTCGCGTTGCGCGCCCGGTGGCTCACCCTCGCCGCGGCGGCCCTGGTCGCGCTCCAGGTCTTCTGGCTGGCGCCGCGGTTCGTCGCCGACGGAGCGGAGATCGCCGCCGACGCGCCCCGGATCCGGGTCGCGACGAGCAACACCCTGCGCGGCAACGTGGACATGCGCGCCCTGGTCGAGCTGGTGCGCACGCAGCGGGTGGATGTCCTTGCGGTGCAAGAACTCGGGCCGAAGGGCGTCGGCCTGCTGGACGACGCCGGGATGCGCGAGCTGATGCCGCACCGGGAGCTGCACCCGGAGATCGACACGTCGATCTACTCGCGGCTGTCGCTGACCGCGGGCGGTCTGGTGAACCAGCCGACGACCTGGCCGCAGACCACCGCGACCGTCGTGGTCGGCGGGCACCCGGTGCGGATCGTCGGCGTGCACACGCTCTGGCCGGTGGAGAAGCCCGCGGCGTGGACGGCCGATCTGCGCGCGCTGCGCGCCGAGGCAGGGCCGAACGTGGTGATGCTGGGCGATTTCAACGCCACCCTGGACCACACGCCCATGCGGGAGCTGCTGGCCGCGGGCCTGGCCGACGCGCACGCCGAACTCGGGCGCGGGTGGGCGCCGACGTGGCCCGCGGACCGGCCGGTGATCCAGATCGACCACGTGCTGCACGGGCGGTCGCTGCGCGCGGTCTCCGTCTCCGAGCACACGGTGCCGGGGACGGATCACCGCGCCGTGGTCGCGGAGCTGGCCTACCAGGCCGAGGGCGCGTAG
- a CDS encoding cytochrome P450, which yields MTEAPVHIRRTAFDPTPELAELREKSPISKIRTLWGGEAWLVTRYDLIREALGDAARFANNPRHAVDVPPFVRPDTASGMLLNYDPPEHTNLRRLLTPEFTVRRIRRLQPRIEAIVEQHLDAMEQAGPPVDLVQAFALPIPSLVICELLGVPYEDRDDFQRLSTLRLDMSLPMEERIAATEASLAYMAKLVEGQRAAPGEDMIGMLIREHADKITDAELVGVADLLLLAGHETTSNMLGLGTLKLLQHPDQRALAESDEHVEAAVEELLRYMSITHTIAPRWAVTDTELGGQRIAKGDLMMFSIPAGNRDPAIGDNLDALDIGRKTAPHLAFGHGVHHCLGAPLARMEMRVAYPALLRRFPKLRPAVPVDEVEFRTFSVVYGLASLPVTW from the coding sequence ATGACCGAGGCGCCCGTCCACATCCGGCGCACCGCCTTCGACCCCACCCCCGAACTGGCCGAGCTGCGGGAGAAGAGCCCGATCAGCAAGATCCGCACCCTGTGGGGCGGCGAGGCGTGGCTGGTCACCCGCTACGACCTGATCCGGGAGGCGCTCGGCGACGCCGCCCGCTTCGCCAACAACCCCCGCCACGCCGTCGACGTGCCGCCGTTCGTGCGGCCGGACACCGCCTCCGGCATGTTGCTCAACTACGACCCGCCCGAGCACACCAACCTGCGCAGACTGCTCACGCCGGAGTTCACCGTGCGGCGCATCCGCAGGCTCCAGCCGCGGATCGAGGCGATCGTCGAACAGCACCTCGACGCGATGGAGCAGGCCGGGCCGCCGGTGGACCTGGTGCAGGCGTTCGCCCTGCCCATCCCGTCGCTGGTGATCTGCGAGCTGCTGGGCGTGCCCTACGAGGACCGCGACGACTTCCAGCGGCTGAGCACCCTGCGGCTGGACATGTCGCTGCCGATGGAGGAGCGGATCGCCGCCACCGAGGCCTCCTTGGCCTACATGGCGAAGCTGGTCGAGGGGCAGCGCGCGGCACCCGGCGAGGACATGATCGGCATGCTGATCCGCGAGCACGCCGACAAGATCACCGACGCCGAGCTGGTGGGCGTCGCCGACCTGCTGCTGCTCGCCGGGCACGAGACCACCTCGAACATGCTCGGCCTCGGCACCCTCAAACTGCTCCAACACCCGGACCAGCGCGCGCTGGCCGAGTCCGACGAGCACGTGGAGGCGGCGGTCGAGGAGCTGCTGCGCTACATGTCGATCACCCACACCATCGCGCCGCGCTGGGCGGTCACCGACACCGAACTGGGCGGGCAGCGCATCGCCAAGGGCGATCTGATGATGTTCTCGATCCCGGCGGGCAACCGCGACCCGGCGATCGGCGACAACCTCGACGCCCTCGACATCGGCCGCAAGACCGCGCCGCACCTGGCTTTCGGCCACGGCGTGCACCACTGCCTGGGCGCGCCGCTGGCCCGGATGGAGATGCGGGTGGCCTACCCGGCGCTGCTGCGGCGCTTCCCGAAGCTGCGCCCGGCGGTGCCCGTCGACGAGGTCGAGTTCCGCACGTTCTCCGTCGTCTACGGCCTCGCGTCGCTGCCGGTCACCTGGTAG
- a CDS encoding SDR family oxidoreductase — protein sequence MTTADVETTGIDPARLEECLKVLAEADDLPPDHPDVVRLQRATSRLYKGVKKRKRSIRREAVTAADNAVTAATATGSPTRIDDETEGIPLVSTTTGAIAGTLLRARACYTCKNRYHEVDAFYHQLCPPCAKLNRDRRDARTDLTGRRALLTGGRAKIGMYIALRLLRDGAHTTITTRFPNDAVRRFAAMPDSADWLHRLRIVGIDLRDPAQVVALADSVAEQGPLDILINNAAQTVRRSPGAYAPLVAAESDPLPAGELPEMISFGHISDAHPLALTELTSSSKLDVTSLALRAGSASLERIAENTAIDAGGLVPDLHDVNSWTQKVEQVEPLEMLEVQLCNATAPFILVSRLRPAMAASPARRKYVVNVSAMEGQFSRAYKGPGHPHTNMAKAALNMLTRTSAKEMLETDGILMTAVDTGWITDERPHPTKIRLATEGFHAPLDLVDGAARVYDPIVRGEAGEDVYGCFMKDYAPSAW from the coding sequence ATGACGACGGCGGACGTGGAGACGACGGGCATCGACCCGGCGCGGCTTGAGGAATGCCTCAAGGTGCTGGCGGAGGCGGACGACCTGCCGCCGGACCACCCGGACGTCGTCCGGCTGCAACGCGCGACATCACGGCTCTACAAGGGCGTCAAGAAGCGCAAGCGCTCGATCCGCCGCGAGGCCGTGACCGCCGCCGACAACGCGGTGACCGCCGCGACCGCGACCGGCTCCCCCACGCGCATCGATGACGAGACCGAGGGCATCCCGCTGGTCTCCACCACCACCGGGGCGATCGCGGGAACCCTGCTGCGCGCTCGCGCCTGCTACACGTGCAAGAACCGCTACCACGAGGTGGACGCGTTCTACCACCAGCTCTGCCCGCCGTGCGCGAAGCTCAACCGCGACCGGCGCGACGCGCGGACCGACCTCACCGGGCGCCGCGCGCTGCTCACCGGCGGGCGGGCGAAGATCGGCATGTACATCGCGCTGCGGCTGCTCCGCGACGGCGCGCACACCACGATCACCACCCGCTTCCCCAACGACGCCGTGCGCCGCTTCGCCGCGATGCCCGACAGCGCCGACTGGCTGCACCGGCTGCGCATCGTCGGCATCGACCTCCGCGACCCGGCTCAGGTGGTGGCGCTGGCCGACTCGGTCGCCGAGCAGGGCCCGCTGGACATCCTGATCAACAACGCCGCGCAGACCGTGCGCCGCTCCCCCGGCGCCTACGCCCCGCTGGTGGCCGCCGAGTCCGACCCGCTGCCCGCGGGCGAGCTGCCGGAGATGATCTCCTTCGGCCACATCAGCGACGCGCACCCGTTGGCGCTAACCGAACTCACGAGCAGTTCCAAGCTGGACGTGACCAGCCTGGCGCTGCGCGCGGGCTCGGCGTCGCTGGAGCGGATCGCCGAGAACACCGCGATCGACGCGGGCGGCCTCGTCCCGGACCTGCACGACGTCAACAGCTGGACGCAGAAGGTGGAGCAGGTCGAGCCGCTGGAGATGCTCGAAGTCCAGCTGTGCAACGCCACCGCGCCGTTCATCCTGGTCAGCAGGCTCCGCCCGGCGATGGCCGCCTCGCCCGCACGCCGCAAGTACGTCGTGAACGTCTCCGCCATGGAGGGCCAGTTCAGCCGCGCCTACAAGGGACCCGGCCACCCGCACACGAACATGGCCAAGGCCGCGCTGAACATGCTGACCAGGACCAGCGCCAAGGAGATGCTGGAGACCGACGGCATCCTGATGACCGCGGTGGACACCGGCTGGATCACCGACGAGCGCCCGCACCCCACCAAGATCCGCCTCGCCACGGAGGGCTTCCACGCGCCGCTGGACCTGGTGGACGGGGCGGCCCGGGTCTACGACCCCATTGTGCGCGGTGAGGCGGGCGAGGACGTCTACGGCTGCTTCATGAAGGACTACGCGCCCTCGGCCTGGTAG
- a CDS encoding cytochrome P450 produces MPSTGALEPPREWAWLREECPVAKVTLPSGDDAVLVTRYADVKAVLSDPRFTRPSHTDDAARIADTESGGVFNSEMGAAIPQSGEGHQRWRRMISKWFTARRMAELRPGIEAMAERLVDELVERGAPADLKAGLAFPLPVWVICDLLGVPDSERESFAYWSDTLLNLTRYTQDEVDGAQAEFVRYMAWHVRAKRAEPGADLLSELIAEGMPDAMLVATGQGLLVAGHETTANMICKMVAMLLADRQCWERLLADPSLVRTAVEESLRFDANAGFGMPRFLGEELEIAGTVLPPGTTVVCSMAAANRDENAFDGAGEMDLGRSPNPHLAFGAGAHSCVGQALARTELQAVLDVLLRRLPSLELAVPAERLDRLEGLAVGGLRELPVRW; encoded by the coding sequence ATGCCGAGTACCGGAGCGCTGGAGCCGCCGCGGGAGTGGGCTTGGCTGCGCGAGGAGTGCCCGGTCGCCAAGGTGACCTTGCCCAGCGGTGACGACGCGGTGCTGGTCACGCGCTACGCCGACGTCAAGGCGGTGCTCTCCGACCCCAGGTTCACCCGGCCCTCGCACACCGACGACGCGGCGCGGATCGCCGACACCGAGTCGGGCGGGGTGTTCAACAGCGAGATGGGCGCGGCGATCCCGCAGAGCGGCGAAGGTCACCAGCGGTGGCGCCGGATGATCAGCAAGTGGTTCACGGCCAGGCGGATGGCCGAGCTGCGCCCCGGCATCGAGGCGATGGCCGAGCGGCTGGTCGACGAGCTGGTGGAACGGGGCGCGCCCGCCGATCTCAAGGCGGGCCTGGCCTTCCCGTTGCCGGTGTGGGTGATCTGCGACCTGCTCGGGGTGCCGGACTCGGAGCGCGAGTCCTTCGCCTACTGGTCGGACACGCTGCTCAACCTGACCAGGTACACCCAGGACGAGGTCGACGGCGCGCAGGCCGAGTTCGTCAGGTACATGGCCTGGCACGTGCGGGCCAAGCGCGCGGAGCCGGGCGCGGACCTGCTCAGCGAGCTGATCGCCGAGGGCATGCCGGACGCGATGCTGGTCGCGACCGGTCAGGGACTGCTCGTCGCCGGGCACGAGACCACCGCGAACATGATCTGCAAGATGGTGGCGATGCTGCTGGCCGACCGTCAGTGCTGGGAGCGGCTGCTGGCGGACCCGTCACTGGTGCGCACCGCCGTGGAGGAGTCGCTGCGCTTCGACGCCAACGCGGGGTTCGGCATGCCGCGCTTCCTCGGCGAGGAACTGGAGATCGCCGGGACCGTGCTGCCGCCCGGCACCACCGTCGTGTGCAGCATGGCCGCGGCCAACCGCGACGAGAACGCCTTCGACGGCGCGGGCGAGATGGACCTCGGGCGCAGCCCCAACCCGCACCTGGCCTTCGGCGCGGGCGCGCATTCCTGTGTGGGACAAGCGTTGGCGCGCACCGAGCTGCAGGCTGTGCTCGACGTGCTGCTGCGCCGGTTGCCCTCGCTGGAGCTGGCCGTTCCCGCCGAGCGGCTGGACAGGCTGGAAGGGCTCGCGGTCGGCGGTCTGCGCGAGCTCCCGGTGCGATGGTGA
- a CDS encoding aminoglycoside phosphotransferase family protein, producing the protein MGEVTAEALGWAESAVGQRVVGSRGLRQGGAPWLLRFGDGAEAVLRGGDGFDTEVAALRLAEENGIPAPRLIAVGDGLMLLSVVAGSSRIPVEPTTERLTALGAAAAGVHAVELSPRKDLPLRHRPIELADFDRWRERDGASALLLDAVDAMAELPEPESARVLVHGDLWQGNTMWVGGELTSIVDWDCAGAGHHGVDLGSLRCDVELMFGVGAAEIVSAGWRERAGRPPADVAYWDVVAALATPPDLIDWEPAIQDQGRVDLDGATLTARRDAFLWAALDRIS; encoded by the coding sequence ATGGGCGAGGTGACTGCGGAAGCGTTGGGGTGGGCGGAGAGCGCGGTCGGGCAGCGGGTGGTGGGTTCGCGCGGGCTCCGCCAGGGCGGGGCGCCGTGGTTGCTGCGGTTCGGCGACGGCGCGGAAGCGGTGCTGCGCGGCGGAGACGGGTTCGACACCGAGGTGGCCGCATTGCGGTTGGCGGAGGAGAACGGGATTCCGGCGCCGAGGCTCATCGCGGTCGGCGACGGCCTGATGCTGCTGTCGGTGGTGGCGGGCAGCAGCCGGATCCCGGTGGAACCGACAACGGAGAGGTTGACGGCACTGGGTGCGGCGGCGGCCGGCGTGCACGCCGTGGAGTTGTCTCCCCGCAAGGATTTGCCGTTGCGGCACAGGCCCATCGAGCTGGCGGACTTCGACCGGTGGCGGGAGCGGGACGGCGCGTCGGCGTTGCTGCTCGATGCGGTCGACGCGATGGCGGAGCTGCCCGAGCCGGAGTCGGCAAGAGTGCTCGTGCACGGGGATCTCTGGCAGGGCAACACGATGTGGGTGGGCGGCGAGCTGACGTCCATTGTGGACTGGGACTGCGCGGGTGCCGGTCACCACGGGGTGGACCTGGGGTCGCTGCGGTGCGACGTGGAGCTGATGTTCGGCGTGGGCGCGGCCGAGATCGTGTCGGCGGGCTGGCGGGAGCGGGCCGGGCGGCCTCCCGCGGACGTGGCCTACTGGGACGTGGTGGCGGCGTTGGCCACACCACCGGACCTGATCGACTGGGAGCCGGCGATCCAGGACCAGGGGCGGGTCGACCTCGACGGCGCGACGCTGACCGCCCGGCGGGACGCCTTCCTGTGGGCGGCGCTGGACCGGATCAGCTGA